Below is a genomic region from Cellulomonas sp. P24.
CGCGACTCGGGAGGCAGCCCGGGTTCGCCCAGCCGGCGCAGCAGGGTGTCCACCGCGGCGCGCCCCAGCTCGAGCATCGGCTGTCGCACCGTCGTCACGCGCGGGATGGAGAGCTGCGTCGCGTCGATCCCGTCGAAACCCGTGAGCACGACGTCCTCGGGAACCCGCACGCCCGCCTGGGAGAGCGCGTCGAGGACGCCCAGCGCCGTCTGGTCGTTCGCGCACACGAGCGCACGCGGCAGGCGCCCCTCGGCGAGCAGGGCGCGGCCGATCGCGCGGCCCTGCGACCGGGTGAAGTCACCCCGCATCTTCGGTGCCCGCGGTACGCGCAGACCGGCGGAGCGCAGCGCCTCGCGGTGCCCGTCGAAGCGGTCCTTGGCATCGGGCGAGTCCGACGGCCCACCGATGAAGGCCAGGTCGGTGATGCCGTGCACAGTGATCACGTGCTCGGTCATGGCCCGCATCCCGGCGCTTCCGTCGGTGCTGATGTGGTCGTACTCGTCGCCCGCGCGCGGCCCTGCGATCACGACGACCGGGATCCGCCGCGCGATCCGCGCGAGCAGGTCGTCGGGGATCGTGCGCGCGAGCGTCACGATCCCGTCAACCCGGCCCGCGAGGTTCTCGAAGATCGCCGGCCCACGCGAGCCGCGCGCGACTGCGATCGTCACGGCCACGCCATGTCGCCAGGCCTCGATCTCGGTACCGCGCATCACCTCGCTCGTGTACAGGTCGCCGGTCGGTTCGAAGTCGGCAGCGGGGTCGAGCGAAACGGAGACGGGCCCCGTCGAGAACTGCAGCGGGTCGAACTCGTCGATCCCGTCGAAGTCCGGGAAGCACAGCCCGATGGCCCCGGAACGGCGCGCCGCGAGTGCGCGCGCGCTCGCGCTCGGTACGTACCCGAGCTCGCGCACGGCGGACTGGACGACGTTCTTGGTCGCCTCGGTCACCTCGTCAGGTCGTCTGAAGACGCGCGACACCGTGGCGATCGAGACCCCCGCACGTGCAGCGACGTCGTAGACGGTGGGCAGCCCC
It encodes:
- a CDS encoding LacI family DNA-binding transcriptional regulator, whose protein sequence is MTKGLPTVYDVAARAGVSIATVSRVFRRPDEVTEATKNVVQSAVRELGYVPSASARALAARRSGAIGLCFPDFDGIDEFDPLQFSTGPVSVSLDPAADFEPTGDLYTSEVMRGTEIEAWRHGVAVTIAVARGSRGPAIFENLAGRVDGIVTLARTIPDDLLARIARRIPVVVIAGPRAGDEYDHISTDGSAGMRAMTEHVITVHGITDLAFIGGPSDSPDAKDRFDGHREALRSAGLRVPRAPKMRGDFTRSQGRAIGRALLAEGRLPRALVCANDQTALGVLDALSQAGVRVPEDVVLTGFDGIDATQLSIPRVTTVRQPMLELGRAAVDTLLRRLGEPGLPPESRTLPVQILLRESCGCLPAAS